DNA from Lemur catta isolate mLemCat1 chromosome 7, mLemCat1.pri, whole genome shotgun sequence:
AGATGTGTTTACTGAAGATAAAGGCATGAGGTGGCGAAAATACTTATAGTAATTTCTGCAGAACCTACTCTCACACTGTCCCCTTCCTAAACAGGACCCTAAATCACCCAGCCATGCAGTCAGCATGGCACCTTGCCTTTGGCTGCAGAACTGGGCCCTTACTGTTTTAAGCCAAGTGGCTTACTTCAAACCTCAGACTACAGTAAGTCTGGTTCAAAGATTATTCATGATTCAGATCAGGCCAACTGTGGCCACTGAGGCTAATTTGAAGGGACCTGAATTTGAGCTACCAGGAAATCCAATCTGTCATTCTTGCTAGATATGAACAAGGAATCATAGAGCCCCCGCTCCCCCCGGAAGACACTGGTATCATCTTGGAACCACAAATGAAAGAGACTACCCAAGAAGGAACATAAACTGAGGAACTAGAACCAAGAAACGGTGGGAGGAAAAACTAGGTCTGGACCAGACCTTCCTTGTTTGAAAATCTAATCCTAGATTTTCTGTGAGTCAATGAATGTCTCTTTGTCTTTAGTCAGACTGAAGTGGACTTTTAGTTACTTGCACAAAAATGATTCCTTTCTAATACATGACAtggaatttttatctttatatgaGATTATCTAATAATCTAACTGCAGGTAGAAAGGAAATACTCTTCACCTTTCTTATTATGACTTTATATGTCCATATGCCTGACCCTCCAACAGAGAGCAAGCTCTTTGTAGGCTGAAACATTTTAGTGCACATCTTTGTATCTGTAGCTAACTTAACACTGTACGTGTAAGTAGAGAGCAAGGAGTAAGTGCTTAATATAGATTGGCTTAATTGAATTGATTAGTAAGTCAGGGAGAGGTTGTGCAAGAAGTGAAATGAATCAGAGtaaattcctcttcttttctttggcCAAGCAACCAATTTGAATCCATCTGTTGTCATTTGTGAATGTCCCagggaaaaaggaatgaagcaatGTAGCTCTTAGGTCCAACAGTCTAGTCTCTCAACTGGAAGAGGTTATAGTTTTCTGCTGGGATAGAGTGAAAATAGGTCTTGGTCTTCTAACTGGCATAAACACTAAGAAAAGTCCTTTGGTCTAAGTTTTCATGATGTCAAGTATCTGGATAAGAATTAAAATGTGCAGTCAACATGCCTCAAAaaatctacacatgtgataaCACATTGACAAAAGATCCAGTTACGTAACTggacttttcattttctatccAAGAGTCTGGGTTGCTTATGTCACTGAAAGTGATGATGAGTGTGACAGTCCCAGAACTGAGTGAACTGTGGTTCTGAATGAAATTAGTCCCTTATGACCCAGGAAGGGAAATGGATCCGGATCACTGCAAATCAACATGAGTGTTTCAGTTACATCTCAaggtagaaagagaaaataccCATGGAAATAGGAGTGCTGCCTGCCTCTGCTTTCTCAcctcttccttgttttctttcttccacaaCCCTACTGCTGGCCAACATACAATGTatctgatttatttatattaatttagtCCTCTGTTTCTGggaatgtaagctccaggagggcaaggATTTATCTTTATTTGCATTCACTGCTATATTCCCAAACCCTGGCCCACAgtaaatgctcaagaaatattcATGAAACAAATGAATGGCCTTTACAATGGGCTTTTGCCAATCAATTCATAACTCAGAAACTAAAATAACCTGGTGGGGGGGAAAAggtgtttttttcccaaattaaattaaaagaccCTGTGACTTAATGAGTTCTGGCTCAACTACAATCTAATGTTTGACTAAGCAACTTGCTTAACCTTTTGCCCTCTCATGtctccatctggaaaatggggagaaCAGTACCAGCCCTATATTCTTCAAAAGTTTTCAAGGATCTCAAAAGAGGCAGTGGCTGTAACAGTATTAGGTTAAAGATTCAACGCAGCAGCTTAGCATTGTTTCATTAAATTAAACAATGATCTCAATTGTCCTTTTActcataaaactgaaaaaattccattatttttcaGCTTCTGCTCTCATCCATGGTAGCAACTATGCATtaatcaattttatatatttttattgcttccaacgtattgtttttattaattttaaataaaaaaaattccaaacaaaactGCCACTTCTGACACTTCAATTTTGCCTTCAAAGTCacaaactttttaaagataaaaattgacATACTCAACAAATCCAACTGAACTGGTGTTTATTTAGACATGTGAAATGGCATTTCTCAAGGATATTCACTCTTTCCCCCAATATGTCAATAGCAAACCAGGCTTTTTTGCTGTGGAAATTTTAcctaattctcttttcattttccgtttcagagaaaatgaaattccaTTTTGCGGGGTCTCCCTTTTCCATCTATAAAAAGAGACCCTGTACCTTTAATAACAGAAACCCGGTTGAGACGTTTCTCTCCAAACTTGTTCCCTGGCTTCCAAGTGACGAAATCAGCTGTAATTTGAGAGCAGAGAGATCCTCAGGATATCTGTAGCCAAAGGAAAGGCTTCACATTCCCACCCAGTCCAGGAATTGAAATAGTATCAGAGGGCAAGAGCCTTTCTCTGCAGCTACATGCTCCGTCTCCCAGGAGCAAGGGGGAACTCCGAGAGGGGGGCAACAGCGCCAGCGTCCTGCCAGAGCCCCCGAGGACAGGTCCCCCGCCTGCGATCCGGCGCCCGGACAGAGCCCGCGCGGGACTTGCAGCCACCGAGCGCGCGCACGGCTAGGTGCATGCTGCGCTCTTGCACAGCCACATGAAGCCTGCTGGGGAGCGGGGGCCAGGGTGCAGCGAGCCGGCCAGGACGGAGGCGGACGCCGTCTCAGGGAGGCACTGACTCCCACGGAGACCCCCTTCCCGGTGCCCGGGCGGCCGTGTCTTCTCCTGGGGTCCCTGGCCCTCCTGCATATCCAGAATGCTGTTCCTGAAGTTCCTCTGGATGAGTTTCTTCTGCTACCTGTGTCAGGGCTACTTCGACGGCCCCCTCTACCCGGAGATGTCCAATGGGACCCTGCACCACTACTTCGTGCCCGATGGGGACTACGAGGAGAACGATGACCCCGAGAAGTGCCAGTTGCTCTTCAGGGTGAGTGACCACCGGCGCTGCTCccagggggaggggagccaggcAAGCAGCCTGGTGAGCCTCACCCTGCGGGAGGAGTTCACCGTGCTGGGCCGCCAGGTGGAGGATGCCGGGCGCGTGCTGGAGGGCATCAGCAAGAGCATCTCCTACGACCTGGACGGGGAGGAGAGCTACGGCAAGTACCTGCGGCGCGAGTCTCACCAGATCGGGGACGCCTACTCCAACTCCGACAAGTCCCTCACTGAGCTGGAGAGCAAGTTCAAGCAGGGCCAGGAGCAGGACAGTCGGCAGGAGAGCAGGCTGAACGAGGACTTCCTGGGGATGCTGGTGCACACCAAGTCCCTGCTGAAGGAGACGCTGGACATTTCTGTGGGGCTTAGGGACAAATACGAGCTGCTGGCCCTCACCATCAGGAGCCATGGGACCCGGCTGGGTCGGCTGAAAAACGACTATCTTAAAGTATAGGAGGAAGGGCACAGATAGGAGGGAGAGGGAATCGAATCAGCCCCACTGTGGAGGGTGGGGGATAGAAGATGGGGCTACAGTTCCCTtatacctacttttttttttttcatatccaGATTTGCACTTTGAGAATGAATCTGAggtcatctttaaaaagaaagaaaaagttcagaGTTGAGTAatattgttttttggttttgtttttgtacaTTATTTATGCGATTGTTATGGATATATCACCTGGGAAGAACAATTTAAAGCAATGCCATTCCTAGAGGGCTTTATAACTCTGCAGAGATACTTGTTTCAGCCACATCTAAAAGGACACAGTGTATGTGGTAGGGACTGATTAAACTTCTCCATCCTGGAGATTATTTGGAAATAGCCAAAGATTATAATGCATAGCTCCCTTCGGCCTCCAGCCTTCTCTCTTGGGCTCTGAAAGCTGTCAGAGTTGCCTGTTTTTCAAATGAGGTCCAAGGTGCTGCTCGGCGTGCCTGCCAGATCATGGCAGGAGcttgtttcttctccttttctctcttatttattaACCATGGTCAGAGAGtcggttttgttttcatttttttttttgtaagagtaTTGTCAAGAAACTATGTGCAAATCATTCTTTGCAGGGAGATTTCCGAAGtgcctctgtatgtgtgtgtataagttAAAGTGGCCACATTTAAGAAGTCCAAGCTCTGCAGTGGTTGCACACTCACGTGGGATGTGCCGAGTCTCTACGCCTCTCATTGCATGTCTATGCTTTGTCATCAGTGCTACAGTAAATTACAGAGAAGTAGATACATTGCTTAAACATACCCCCAAATACCTATGATTTAGGTTACCAATGTATTCTTTCTCATCTGGGGGTTTTGCTTCTGTTTGCTTATGGGAAACTTGTACTGCAAGTAGGGAGAATTCTAATTCTAATAATTCCTTAGCTAAGTTTTATTATTCAgacaataaatatgttttcatataatactggcttattttctaatttacctCTGTAACTTTCATATTTCAAAAAGAGACCAATgccaaaggagagagaaggatggGATTTAAGCCAGTTTACTTACAGTATATGATAAagaaggcagaaggatagctACACATTTGGCaattctcctctccccagccaccCTTACCAtcctcacaagaaaaaaaaaaatctagcccgTGCCAGtactttaaattttatctctACTGGTGTGCTTAAAAACTCCAATTTTCTCTAGTTTTACTCCATAGACTCAACTGGACAAGTTTATGACAAAGCTCATACCTTACATGCCCTcatcatgcagagaaagcattctATTCTAAGTTATGAAAACTACAATGGTGCTTAATAATTTTGAAGCCAGATCTACATTATTTAATTAATGGCTTAAAAAGTTGGAAATGCACTTTAATTCATGTCTTTCCCTAGCCAATCCTCACTCTTAccttaaatttgctttttattcacatatatgcaaagacacacacacactcacgggaaaataaataaatcttcacaTTCTGTTCAACAGAAATCCATTTTTTCTCTCCCATACATGAGGGAGCCAGGTTTCTATTCCAATGAAGTGTCCCATGTTCTCCTATAACAGTAGGGAAAAGTGAGGCCCAAAATGGCTAAATGACATCCTCAGCTGTTTGTAACAGTCCCAGGTTCTTGAATTTATGGCAGGACTTTCCCCAAACTGCTCTTTTTAAAGGATACTGAGAGATGAAAGAGGGAGGCCTGAGGCCTGAACCTTTGCTTAACTATCTtatggtttaaaataaaacacaacaatgTATGgaacaataattaaaaatcattcataatttCTTTAGCAGCCTTCTAGACTTGTGTGCGGGAAGAAGGTCATTTAAaacagtttatttctttattctaaaagtatgaggaaaaaaataacagcaaaggCAAAGACGATGATATTTGGtgcttaaatatttatagtttgaAGTCACAACCCTTTGCATCTCAAAAATCTCTTATCACTCACTTCACCATGGTCAGGTCTAACCCAGAGACATATCAAATGTCATCTCCTTGATCTTCCCAACTGAAAGAGGAGGATATCGGACATGTAATAGtgatgaaaaactatttttttgtgtgaattCTGATTTCAACCAATTGGTAATGGTTGCGTATGATATTATGTTAAGAAAGATTCAAAAGATACAGAAGTAGAGTTCTGTCCCTAATTAGAGATGTCTTCCATGGGTGCAGCAAGGGGAATGGCAACACATCTGCTATAAATTTGAAAACCCTGAAATAGATGATGTATGGGGTTCTTTCCAGCACTAAACATTCTGTGATTCCTATAAAACCAGAACAAAATTATCTGGCATTAAATCATTCCATTCAAGGTTAGATGGAGGGCCAGTAATCCCACAAAGTCTTATGTAAATGGCCGCAGAGGGCAAATGGGAATTTCCAGGTGGGGAGAGCAACAGTCCTGGACTGCCACCCCAGAGGCTAGCATCGCAGGCCTTTCCAAACCCTCTTATGGTGGGAAGCCAGCCCCACTCAGatccttcctccctgcttcctCATCATTCTCATTAGACTTCGTTACTCACCCAATGACAGATTCTCTTTTAAAGTAGTGGCTCATTATTTTCTTAGAccatgaaatattttgagaatcgGAAGAAAATCACAAACTCTCTTCTCTGCAAAATCTACTTACAAATATATCCATACAATTTaggatttttagttatttttataagtatttgttGACCATTTAATCTGCATCAGGCACTGAGCTAGGCTGTGGGTAATTCTGGGATGTTACAAAGACTTGAGACTTCACCTAAGgaccaaaagtttaaaaaagccTCTTAGAGTTTTATTTGGAACAGGGAGCAtctattgttattgttgttagttagttataaaaataacaaaatagctAACTTTTTGGAAACTCGGTATTATTGGCAAGACTCTGAGCTAAGAACTTTGCCTGGGTCATGTCTCTTAATTCTAACAACCAACTGTGTAAGGAAAGCATTTTAGAAAAGGAAGTAATGCATAtcaagcacttagaatagtaccTGAGACAGAtaatcctcaataaatgttagttgttattactatttttattatcaccattaATTTTATAACTGAGTCCTGGAAAGCTTAGATATGGTTTTCAAGATTAAAACTGTGTGATGCCTTATATACTTTACTATGCTCTCATTTTAACTGATGATTATCTAGTGGGATATATGAGCAAATAAAAGAAGAATGTGGAGGATAGGGGTCCACTGGGGCTTCTAGCCATCCACTCCAAATATTCTCCAGTACGGTTCAGATTCCTGATAATGTCCAGCAGTCAGAAGCTAAGTGGCTCTGCTGTTCATAGAATTTCTCATTGCTGCTTTCTCTGTGAGATGCATTGCTCCGTACTACTAATTCCCACTCTCTCAATCTAACCATGTGAAAACTTCCATGTACCTGCTTTGAAGCAGTCTGCAGGTGTCAGTCTATCTGGAGTCTGTTGATGAAAGACACCAGGCTACTCCAGCCTCTGCAACAAGCAAAGCCAGGCCCACAGACGTCATCCAAGGCTGGCAGGTGCGTAACGCATGGCAGCACCGAGAAGCTGTCCAATAGTTCACACGCTTTTCATTGCCTTTTAAACTCTCGTTTATAACTCTGCTAAGGAAATGGGCTCAAAACTTGCTGAGAGAAGCCTTGAAATGCagattataaactattttaataagtTATAAAAATGCCCATGAACAATATGAAATCACACTAAGGGGCAGTATGGTCAAATTTCCTTGAGGCATTTTTTTCAGAGGATGATTACTAAAATCCTTTTGATATGGAATGTTACCtggatataaaatagaaatgctaaATGTGGTTTGTATATGCCTTACTATAAAAGGGATAACGATCGGAGACATAAGAAGTCTTGGTTAGAAACAGAATACAGAAATGTGTAACAGTAATTCACCAGTATAAAGAATGGGATTCTGTAAATCATCTTTGTAATCTGGGAATTGGATGGTCCTTAGGAATACTCTTTGTAAAGTCAGGATGTTGATGGATAtgtcattcatcaaatatttttaatatgatacCATATGAGGTAGCCAGAATAGAAATAGTTTATAGATGTGTGAGGAAACTGACACCTAAGCAAAATATTTGGGTACAGCGATGTCGGGGATTAGAGTATGCACAAGGTTCTATGAAAGTTCAGCAAGAGTAATTAGAATTGTCTGGGAAATGTAAAGCAGTGTGTCTTAGCCtgctttgtgctgctataacagaaatgtctgagcctgggtaatttataatggacagaaatgtattggctcaccattctgaaggctggaagtccaaaatcaaggtgccagcaccTGGCAGGAGCCTTCTTGCTATATCATCACGTGATGGAAGGCAAGAAGGCAAGAGAGAGCAAAagggggccaaactcatccttttatacTGACCCCAACCCCACCtgtgagggtggagccttcatggcctaatcacctcataagggtcccacctcttaatactgttaccatgggaattaaatttcagcatgaattttgaAGGGGCTAAACATTCAAAGCATAGCACAGtgtaaataaaataaggatttgGCATCATCACACATTCAAGAGATACAGGAGTTTCATTCTTACTGGGAGTGTTAttgttgctttgcttttttaataatgtatttttctgaTTAAGAAGTCATATCTGCTGAATGCCGATAACATGAAAAACACAGTAAGGAcaggaaagacaaaaatcattCATATTCTCAAACTCCTTCTGCCATACACCCATTATTTGCATTTTGGTGTATGTTCTTTCCATACTTTTCCTGCAtgtctatgtgtatatttttttagaaaaaatgatataatcaaCACACTGTTTTGTTGCCAATGTCCATGTTAGATATTAAGTATGTTTAACTGCTTAAATCGCTTtaaaatgcttagattttaaatCCACAATGTGTCGGAAAGCAGAAGCTGTGGATTCTAGATTTTGCCCCACAACGTATTAGCCATGCAACTTTGAATGAGTCTCttaaatgttctgaaatttagttattttgtttgcaaaatgaagataataatagtatttattgaacaGGCACTGCTCAAAGTATTTTCCATGTATTACTTTATATAATCCTCCTAGGGTTATATTTCAAGtagatattatattttctaaatttttcagatgaggaaactgagatacaaaGAGCctaagagacttgcccaagttTTCACAGCTAGACAGGAACAGAGCTAAGGTTCAAACGTACAGTCTGACTCCTATACTTCCCTACTAGCCACTAAATGGTACTTTCCATTTCTGAAGGCAAGAGATtggaaacatgattttttaattctcttcctATTCTAGGATCTATGATAAATGGCCTGTGAAATGAGTATTTTCCTTATATAACTTCCTTAATTGAAAAAATTCAAACCCAAGTTCTctcaaagaaattttttctttctctgcttgaTTTTATGTTGAGTAAAGTATAAATTTCTTACACCTGCCTGTGTCATTCTGTGTTTCTTTGCCCAAGAGCAACTGGCTTCTTGTTACATTTTCCAAGAACTTTCATATGTGTTAACATGTTGCCTGTAACAATGTTTTATAGATGCTGAACTAGCAAGGATAGTTCATGGTTTTCACCATTTAGCAGGGCGTGCCCTAATGGTTACAGCTACCAAGTTATTCTGTTAGTACTTCCTGAATTCAAATATAAAGATTTCTTGTCCTTGCAAGTCTCCCAAACTAAGAAacatatagtattaatattagacAGTGCTATGTACTATTTTAGATAAGATGATTTAAAACGACCTCTCTGAGTAAATAGTAGGTATTTGAATTGAGCCTTAAATCTTGAGTAGAAGCCAATAATGTAAATGTCAGAGGAAAGAGTGTTCCTGGTAACAGAACAGCAAGGACAAAGTCTGTCAAGCAGAGACAACTTTATATGTttgacagaagaaaaggaaaaaaaaaaaaaaaccagtgggACCATAGCAGAATAAACcagagaaaaagtgaaataatttgagTTGAGAGGAGAAATGCAGCTAGGTAACAGAAGAATTAGACTATCATCAAAAGAAATGTGCGTATTATTCTAATTTCAATGGAAAGGCACGGGgttggggtgggcaggaggcatCTAAGCAGAAGAGTGATATGATCTGCTTTACACAAAAAGACCACCATGGAAGGAGATTAGTCTGGAGGAAagcaagagtggaagcaggaaaGCCACTTGGTCACATAGCTAGTAGGTCATGCCAATCATGCATGATGGAGGCATGGTCTAAGGTGGTAGCGGTGAAAATAGAAGGAACTTATCTTCACCTTGCACAAATATGTCCAAGTGTTGCTTTTGTCTGAGAAAAATATGTGTCAATCTTCCTAACCTGCTCCTACATTGATCCAGTTCTCCAACTCTTCTTCTCCTCGTTCACCTTTGGATTTGATGTTAGCACCGCCTCCCTCTAATTCTTGAtcaccttcccttccctgctctcaAGGTATCTGGATATGTATAAATCGGATTAAGTTGCTTTTCCCAGTTATATCGGCTAATATGTGAATCTCAGATGACCTTTCTGATTCTAAGCCCCAACTCTGTTCCACCAGCCCGAGCCCTGTCTACCCTATTTGATGGGCTAGAATAGACAGATCTATGAAGGTGTAGATTTGCACTCAACCACAGGAATGCCTCACATAATATACTATTGCACAGAAACAACTGTGATTGGACTAATGTTTAGACATCTTCCCTTTATCAGTGATCTTGAGATACAAAAATGTTCCCTTGAGGATTTCCAATGAACTCAGAATTTTGCATTGCCTTGTATTTAATAATAAGGACATGTGACATTCTATTTTGACTATAGCAAGCATTTACTTTGATGGTTTGTGTATTTAACCATTTCCCTGCATTTTTCTTCACAAGAGCTTATCTATATAAGCTATATCTAGATACAAAAATGTTCTCTTGAGGATTTTCAATGACATCAGAATTTTGCATTGCCTTGTATTTAATAAGGGCATGTGACATTCTATTTTGACTCTAACAAGCATTTACTTTGATGACTTGTATATTTCACCATTTCCCTCTTGCTTTTCCATGAAAAACAGAAGATATTTTGTATGTCAACAGCTTGCT
Protein-coding regions in this window:
- the FIBIN gene encoding fin bud initiation factor homolog translates to MLFLKFLWMSFFCYLCQGYFDGPLYPEMSNGTLHHYFVPDGDYEENDDPEKCQLLFRVSDHRRCSQGEGSQASSLVSLTLREEFTVLGRQVEDAGRVLEGISKSISYDLDGEESYGKYLRRESHQIGDAYSNSDKSLTELESKFKQGQEQDSRQESRLNEDFLGMLVHTKSLLKETLDISVGLRDKYELLALTIRSHGTRLGRLKNDYLKV